One genomic region from Anthonomus grandis grandis chromosome 1, icAntGran1.3, whole genome shotgun sequence encodes:
- the LOC126739114 gene encoding trypsin 3A1-like isoform X2, whose protein sequence is MVFSFSVYGYFLLSCSIIKVLGFTDSRIVNGTNADIEEFPYAVSLRYNSRHTCGGTILNEKFILTAAHCACNNDKPRDAKAYSIQYGLTEITTDSIQTRNVKKINCNEFDSDKIINDCAVIEQNDPISRKLQKLEVEIYDDETCAQKMDNKHHICFGAMNGGACNGDSGTALLVDNKQVGIASFITNKCGIANKKNPNVYSRIPTYYKWINDIMAGENSITESSEEEGLLDRFFLDIRH, encoded by the exons GATTTACCGACAGTCGTATAGTCAACGGTACCAATGCAGATATTGAAGAATTTCCTTATGCT gtgtCTTTACGATACAATTCAAGACATACCTGTGGAGGAactatattaaatgaaaaattcattCTTACAGCCGCCCATTGCGCATGCAACAATGATAa ACCCAGAGATGCAAAAGCATATTCGATTCAGTATGGCTTGACAGAAATTACTACCGATTCGATACAAACCAGAAATGTCAAGAAAATCAACTGTAATGAGTTTGAttctgacaaaattattaacgaTTGTGCAGTAATAGAG CAAAATGACCCCATATccagaaaattacaaaaactagAAGTTGAGATTTATGATGATGAAACTTGTGCTCAAAAAATGGATAACAAACACCACATTTGCTTTGGAGCTATGAACGGTGGAGCTTGTAAT GGTGATTCTGGTACAGCTCTATTAGTGGATAACAAGCAGGTCGGGATAGCATCTTTTATTACCAATAAGTGTGGGATTGCAAATAAGAAGAATCCTAATGTTTATTCAAGAATTCCAACCTACTACAAGTGGATTAACGACATTATGGCGGGAGAAAATTCAATTACAGAATCGTCTGAAGAGGAAGGTTTACTTGATAGATTCTTCTTAGATATTAGACATTAA
- the LOC126739114 gene encoding chymotrypsin-1-like isoform X1, producing the protein MVFSFSVYGYFLLSCSIIKVLGFTDSRIVNGTNADIEEFPYAVSLRYNSRHTCGGTILNEKFILTAAHCACNNDKPRDAKAYSIQYGLTEITTDSIQTRNVKKINCNEFDSDKIINDCAVIELEESLPKDDTWKPVIIANEFSTEKPQSGVIIGWGKTGQNDPISRKLQKLEVEIYDDETCAQKMDNKHHICFGAMNGGACNGDSGTALLVDNKQVGIASFITNKCGIANKKNPNVYSRIPTYYKWINDIMAGENSITESSEEEGLLDRFFLDIRH; encoded by the exons GATTTACCGACAGTCGTATAGTCAACGGTACCAATGCAGATATTGAAGAATTTCCTTATGCT gtgtCTTTACGATACAATTCAAGACATACCTGTGGAGGAactatattaaatgaaaaattcattCTTACAGCCGCCCATTGCGCATGCAACAATGATAa ACCCAGAGATGCAAAAGCATATTCGATTCAGTATGGCTTGACAGAAATTACTACCGATTCGATACAAACCAGAAATGTCAAGAAAATCAACTGTAATGAGTTTGAttctgacaaaattattaacgaTTGTGCAGTAATAGAG CTAGAGGAATCGCTTCCCAAAGATGATACTTGGAAGCCGGTTATCATCGCAAATGAATTTTCCACAGAAAAACCTCAAAGTGGTGTAATAATTGGTTGGGGAAAAACTGGG CAAAATGACCCCATATccagaaaattacaaaaactagAAGTTGAGATTTATGATGATGAAACTTGTGCTCAAAAAATGGATAACAAACACCACATTTGCTTTGGAGCTATGAACGGTGGAGCTTGTAAT GGTGATTCTGGTACAGCTCTATTAGTGGATAACAAGCAGGTCGGGATAGCATCTTTTATTACCAATAAGTGTGGGATTGCAAATAAGAAGAATCCTAATGTTTATTCAAGAATTCCAACCTACTACAAGTGGATTAACGACATTATGGCGGGAGAAAATTCAATTACAGAATCGTCTGAAGAGGAAGGTTTACTTGATAGATTCTTCTTAGATATTAGACATTAA